Proteins encoded by one window of Rhinatrema bivittatum unplaced genomic scaffold, aRhiBiv1.1, whole genome shotgun sequence:
- the LOC115082668 gene encoding actin cytoskeleton-regulatory complex protein PAN1-like: MAQAQPVLLRKPNFLPGEVDMLVEHVMRQRDMLYGPQSRTVGAYAKEQIWRRIRHTVNSVFHHNRSIAELMHKWRDMRRVVKRKQARRLAEGGRSRITFTASEQLILGTLSEAAVGGVGHLDSMRRAGQQGEPDDEQPGPAPRPQRQYRRVQVLRDSSEEEEGEDRQRMEQPEEEQQGEEPDEPLAEVEPDVQQDSSESDHPEPQADQVTGPAETLVRQGASILAAISGLSDIIQQEGSALRLTVREGYERLEGGLQAICQATERQTEVWMQLVQRMPPVQPPPPVQPPPPVAPWPWMPPYPWMPPARAGAPEVVPPPVPPVAPAPQPPAGYEWMAPLPAPAVPPPPPPPPPPPRAAELLPLAMPSCSHAPDVAQAPVPSEGSVSSGRSPLHRSTQVGQSRLSEARRRGRTKK, encoded by the exons GCAGAGGGATATGCTGTATGGCCCACAGTCGCGTACGGTGGGTGCGTACGCAAAAGAGCAGATCTGGAGGCGCATCAGGCATACTGTGAATTCGGTATTCCACCACAACCGCAGTATTGCCGAACTGATGCATAAGTGGAGGGACATGCGGCGAGTggtgaagcggaagcaggccaggCGACTTGCTGAAGGTGGAAGGAGCCGCATCACCTTTACAGCCTCGGAGCAGCTGATTCTGGGAACCCTATCGGAAGCAGCTGTGGGTGGCGTTGGCCACCTGGACTCCATGCGCCGTGCAGGGCAGCAAG gggagccagatgatgagcaaccCGGACCTGCACCTAGGCCCCAACGCCAGTACCGGCGTGTGCAGGTGCTCCGTGACTCgtctgaagaggaggagggggaagaccGTCAGCGCATGGAGCAgcctgaggaggagcagcagggagAGGAACCGGACGAACCGCTCGCTGAGGTGGAACCTGATGTTCAGCAGGACAGCAGTGAGTCCGACCATCCTGAGCCCCAGGCTGACCAGGTTACCGGGCCGGCAGAGACACTTGTACGGCAGGGTGCCAGCATCTTGGCTGCCATCTCTGGCCTGTCGGACATAATCCAGCAGGAAGGCAGTGCCCTCCGTCTCACTGTGAGGGAGGGGTATGAGCGCCTTGAGGGGGGCCTCCAAGCCATTTGCCAGGCCACTGAGCGGCAGACGGAGGTGTGGATGCAGTTGGTTCAGCGCATGCCTCCCGTACAGCCCCCGCCTCCCGTACAGCCCCCACCACCGGTGGCTCCATGGCCATGGATGCCTCCATACCCATGGATGCCACCTGCCCGTGCAGGGGCCCCTGAGGTGGTACCTCCACCTGTGCCACCTGTGGCACCAGCACCTCAGCCTCCTGCAGGCTATGAGTGGATGGCACCCCTGCCTGCACCTGCTGTTCCAccgcctcctcctccaccaccaccaccaccacgagcTGCAGAGCTATTGCCCCTGGCTATGCCATCATgtagccatgccccagatgtgGCCCAGGCACCTGTGCCCTCTGAGGGCAGTGTCAGCAGTGGCCGGAGTCCTCTGCACCGCAGTACCCAGGTGGGCCAGTCTAGGCTTTCCGAGGCTCGTAGGAGGGGACGGACAAAGAAGTGA